AGCAGCAAGCGTTCTACGGCTCTTACGCCGGTAGTCTCTCCGGACATTCGCAATGAATTTACGAATGATGTAAAATTGGAGACCAACGAACCTAATTCGTCTCTCCGTGTAAACCAGATTTGGTCCCGTGCAAATTCGGATGTCGACAAGGCTTTTGGCGATATGCTGCGTTGCCTTAAGGTGCTCATGCCGCAGGCAAATACGCTTACGATTTTTACGAATGGCGGCAGTGCAAATGAATATCGCCTGAGAACGTTCCAAAGCGATATCCCGAACTGTATCGATACGGGTGCAAAAATTACCGAGAATATGGGCATCTTGAGCCAGCTCTTGCGCCCTGAAGTATCCCGCATTTTGGAAGGCGACTTGCTCGTTGGAAAGCGCCTTACGTATTACATCGAAAATCGAATGATTCGCTCGTTGGTCGGTGTGCCTCTCTTGGATCGTGAAGAACGTCGCCTGGGTGTCATTCTTGTGGACTCCTTGCATCCGAATGCGTTTACGGCTGCCGAAGCCCAGGCTCTTACGTTTATTTCGCATGCAATGTACATGGTGAGCTTCAAGAGCTTTGTCTCGGCTCAGAATTACATTGAACAGCAGCAGTTCAGCGTGCTTTACCGCTACCAGCGCAAGTTCTTCCAGACCATGACGGTCAAGGACATCTACAAGCAAATGTTCGAATACGTCAAGGAAAACATGCCGTTTGACCGTTTGACGATTCTTGCGCTCGACAATCAGAAAGAAGGTTCTGGCCGCGTTGTTTACTGCGTCGGTATGGATTCGGAACAGTTTGTCGATAAGAAGTTTACGTTGTCTGACAAGGGCATCTTTGTGCTTGCTCTTATGAGGAACCGCCCGGTATTCCGTTCGTTTACCTCGGGCTATGCCGATTATGTGCCGCGCTTGAACGATTCCGAAAAGCGCAATATGGAACTTCGTCAGTTGTTTGTAATGCCGGTCGCTTCTGAACCGGATGCAAGGACTGCAGAACTTGCCATTTGCCTTGAAAGCCGTTACACCAACCGCTATCAGGATCACGAAAAGAAACTCCTCAAGGCGTTTGCCGGGGTCGCTGGATTTGCTTATGCCCGTGCACTCCAGGTTGAAAAGGACAAGGATCTTGCTACGCGCGACGGCCTTACAGGACTCATGAACCACCGCTCTCTGCAAGAAGCTCTCCGCACCGAAAAGGTTCGTGCCGATCGCAAGAAGTACAATATCGGTGTCTTGATGATGGATATTGACCACTTCAAGAGAGTGAATGATACTTATGGACATCCGGTGGGTGATGAAGTCATCAGAGGTATTGCAACGGCGATTAGCGGTGAAATCCGCAAGGAAATTGACGTTGTTGCTCGCTATGGCGGCGAAGAATTTGTGGTGGCTCTTATCGATACGACTCCGGAAGGCATGATTGAAACGGCTGAACGCATCCGCAAGGCGGTGGGCAAGCTCGAATTCAACGTGCACTTGACGGACCCGCTTCGCGTGACGGTAAGCATTGGCGCCTTCCTTGTGGAACCGGAATTCTCGGATATGAAGAAGGCCGTGAACAATGCGGATCAGGCTCTCTACAAGGCAAAGGACGGCGGCCGCAACCAGGTCGTGCGTTTTGAAACCGTTGAAACCGAAGCGGTGGGAGATTAGAACTTAGATGAAATGTCATCTTAAGCTGTCATCCTGAGCGAAGTCGAAGGATCCAGTAAAATTGTTCGCTAGAAATAACTGGATTCTTCGTCCCAAAGGACTCAGAATGACGTTATTGTTAAAACCTACAACTTAATATCTAAAAATGTTCACAGCACTTGATTGGCTTGTCTTATTCGCTTACTTGCTCTTGTCCTTAGCGATTGGGCTCTGGGTTTCTCGCGGCAACAAGAACCTCAAGGAATACATGTTCGGTGGCGGCTCGATGCCGTGGGTGGCCGTGGGCATTAGCCTCATTGCGACTTCCGTGAGTGCGACGACTTTCCTTGGCGCGCCTGCTGATGTTTTCGGCGACGACATGACTTTTTTGATGTTCCAGATCGGTGCGCTCCTTAGCATTGTGGTCGTGGGCTTTGTGTTTATCCCGCGGTTCCGCACGTCTGGCATTTCGAGCGCTTATGAACTTTTCGAAGTGCGTTTTGGGAGCCGCTCGGTGCGCCGTTTGGCTGCGGTTTTTTACTGCTTGCATTTGCTCCTCCGCACGGGCATCTTGCTTTACGCGCCTTCGCTTGTGCTTGCACAGATTTTGCACATTGACTTGAAACTTGCAATTATCGTCTCGGCGGCGATTGCCATTTTCTACACGTGGTTTGGCGGCATCAAGGCGGTCATTTGGACGGACGTGATGCAGTTCTGCGTGTTCTTTGGCGGTGGCGTGCTTGTGCTTTTGATTATCGCAAATCAAGTGGGTGGCTTTGGTGAAATGGCGACGCTCGCCAGCGAAGCGGGCAAGACGCGTTGGTGGAATCCTTCGATGGATATTTCTGATGCTCGAACGCTTATTTCGGCGGGTTTTGCATACGTGATTCTTGAAATTGCCATTCGCGGTTGCGACCAGCAGTTTGTGCAGCGCTACCTCAGCTGCAAGGATGTGAAGGCGGCGAACCGTTCAAGTGTGCTTTCAATGGTGCTTGGTTGCGCTGTTTCGATTCTTTTCTATTGGGTGGGGGCTGCACTTTTTGTTTATTACAAAGTCTCGCAGGTGGCACCTCTTCCTGGGAGTGTCGGGCAGAATGACGTGTTCCCGTACTTTATTGT
The DNA window shown above is from Fibrobacter sp. UWB16 and carries:
- a CDS encoding sensor domain-containing diguanylate cyclase, whose protein sequence is MSVSEILFVVAGALLGLAFQGGMFLFLIPFAVVAFSLAVMNRPSLPPNTSVLPVIKSSKRSTALTPVVSPDIRNEFTNDVKLETNEPNSSLRVNQIWSRANSDVDKAFGDMLRCLKVLMPQANTLTIFTNGGSANEYRLRTFQSDIPNCIDTGAKITENMGILSQLLRPEVSRILEGDLLVGKRLTYYIENRMIRSLVGVPLLDREERRLGVILVDSLHPNAFTAAEAQALTFISHAMYMVSFKSFVSAQNYIEQQQFSVLYRYQRKFFQTMTVKDIYKQMFEYVKENMPFDRLTILALDNQKEGSGRVVYCVGMDSEQFVDKKFTLSDKGIFVLALMRNRPVFRSFTSGYADYVPRLNDSEKRNMELRQLFVMPVASEPDARTAELAICLESRYTNRYQDHEKKLLKAFAGVAGFAYARALQVEKDKDLATRDGLTGLMNHRSLQEALRTEKVRADRKKYNIGVLMMDIDHFKRVNDTYGHPVGDEVIRGIATAISGEIRKEIDVVARYGGEEFVVALIDTTPEGMIETAERIRKAVGKLEFNVHLTDPLRVTVSIGAFLVEPEFSDMKKAVNNADQALYKAKDGGRNQVVRFETVETEAVGD
- a CDS encoding sodium:solute symporter, with amino-acid sequence MFTALDWLVLFAYLLLSLAIGLWVSRGNKNLKEYMFGGGSMPWVAVGISLIATSVSATTFLGAPADVFGDDMTFLMFQIGALLSIVVVGFVFIPRFRTSGISSAYELFEVRFGSRSVRRLAAVFYCLHLLLRTGILLYAPSLVLAQILHIDLKLAIIVSAAIAIFYTWFGGIKAVIWTDVMQFCVFFGGGVLVLLIIANQVGGFGEMATLASEAGKTRWWNPSMDISDARTLISAGFAYVILEIAIRGCDQQFVQRYLSCKDVKAANRSSVLSMVLGCAVSILFYWVGAALFVYYKVSQVAPLPGSVGQNDVFPYFIVNALPSGVTGLIVAAICAAAMSSLSGAINSLSNTSERDFLGWDESMGMGGLKRAKIWTVVWGVLGVFFALFAATQQGSLLKNAIFFTGLFTGPLLGMFLLAFFADKIFGTAEKALRAWVVIVAVICGMISLVLIQGIPAFGVPAVFEKIFSWPWMPFISMTTTIVVALVVNFVANLVLVKRT